From a region of the Rhipicephalus microplus isolate Deutch F79 unplaced genomic scaffold, USDA_Rmic scaffold_13, whole genome shotgun sequence genome:
- the LOC119169744 gene encoding uncharacterized protein LOC119169744: protein MATTVGKLPEFQQEDGNFEVYLERFEVFAAANDIAEDKKLPIFLTAIGEKAYVTLRSLLLLKTPAKTSFTEVVDVLKKHYAPKRSVVTERYRFHQRKQEPHETVADFIVELKKLAATCEFGAFLTEALRDRLVAGIRTEGVRCRLLAMPDEEVTWERACSVAMAMEAATQDTKEMLQTSSKGAAVETEDIYWQRKISQPSKAPSREAPT, encoded by the coding sequence ATGGCGACCACTGTCGGTAAGTTACCCGAGTTCCAACAAGAGGACGGTAACTTCGAGGTATACCTGGAGCGGTTCGAAGTATTTGCCGCGGCCAATGACATCGCGGAAGACAAGAAGCTTCCAATCTTTCTCACGGCTATAGGTGAGAAGGCCTACGTCACGCTTCGGAGCTTGCTGCTGCTTAAAACACCAGCTAAGACGTCATTCACGGAAGTTGTTGACGTTCTGAAGAAGCATTACGCTCCCAAGCGCTCCGTGGTCACCGAAAGGTATCGTTTTCACCAGCGAAAGCAAGAGCCGCATGAGACTGTCGCAGACTTTATAGTCGAATTGAAGAAACTCGCGGCAACATGCGAATTCGGTGCCTTTTTGACCGAAGCATTGCGTGACCGGCTCGTCGCTGGAATACGTACCGAGGGAGTACGGTGCAGGCTATTGGCAATGCCAGACGAGGAAGTAACGTGGGAACGCGCATGCAGCGTAGCCATGGCCATGGAAGCGGCAACACAAGACACGAAAGAAATGCTGCAAACCAGTTCGAAAGGAGCAGCTGTAGAAACGGAGGACATCTACTGGCAACGGAAAATCTCACAACCGAGTAAAGCACCTTCGAGGGAAGCGCCGACGTAG